In the genome of Natronorubrum sediminis, one region contains:
- a CDS encoding ABC transporter permease translates to MTAILRVESRKRVRSSLVLVAVFAVLSAFYFSMFPGIQAEMDVLEEAFPGFMFDMFGIEELHTIEGFIAAEIYSFFWSLLVAIYFAYVGAGLIVSDVRARKMDLTLSNPISRESVVLQKVAALWVPLVALNVGVPAIVFLGALLIGETFDPVALAMVHLLSVPYLLVCAGIGLVLSVLLDHVRTARAASLGLVFVLWLVDGISRVDPDYEWIGDVTPSRYYDETAILVHEEYAFLDAGILLAAFLALLAVAIVVFTRRDI, encoded by the coding sequence ATGACTGCCATCCTCCGCGTCGAGTCCAGAAAGCGGGTTCGGAGTTCGCTCGTCCTCGTCGCCGTCTTCGCCGTGCTGTCGGCGTTTTACTTCTCGATGTTTCCCGGCATTCAAGCGGAGATGGACGTGCTCGAGGAGGCGTTCCCGGGGTTCATGTTCGACATGTTCGGAATCGAAGAACTCCACACGATCGAGGGGTTCATCGCCGCCGAGATTTACTCCTTTTTCTGGTCGCTCCTCGTCGCCATCTACTTCGCGTACGTCGGCGCTGGCTTGATCGTGAGTGACGTTCGAGCCCGGAAGATGGACCTCACGCTCTCGAATCCGATCTCCCGAGAGTCGGTCGTCCTCCAGAAGGTTGCCGCCTTATGGGTGCCCTTGGTCGCGTTGAACGTCGGAGTCCCGGCCATCGTCTTCCTCGGCGCGCTGCTCATCGGCGAGACGTTCGACCCTGTCGCGCTCGCGATGGTACACCTGCTCTCGGTGCCGTACCTGCTGGTCTGTGCCGGGATCGGACTCGTGTTGTCGGTGCTCCTCGACCACGTGCGGACCGCCAGAGCGGCGTCGCTGGGCCTGGTCTTCGTCCTGTGGCTCGTCGACGGTATCTCGAGGGTGGATCCAGACTATGAGTGGATCGGCGACGTCACACCCAGTCGGTACTACGACGAGACGGCGATACTCGTCCACGAGGAGTACGCGTTTCTCGACGCCGGGATCTTACTGGCGGCGTTTCTCGCCCTGCTCGCCGTCGCCATCGTCGTCTTTACGCGCCGAGACATCTGA
- a CDS encoding methyl-accepting chemotaxis protein — protein MDVFRRLVPSAIRRRYAVKFGIVLLVLGLGVGLVGFVATAGITDQVEDRVQDDHTSFADQEAQNLQMWNEQNEHTIGVIAWSDVVASDESDAIEERFLDWEEHLDADTHAISYVDTDDDDVLASTDLDAETAAAEDIEGVPEEAYDIAHGEADESHPEEVPWVSDPYTVDRDLGDEEVAVMTYVQSVPNEDDRAIVYTAEVEAHANTLDDDSGVTTTVLDGNDELMMDNADYGGDHETLGDEYGGDISAIVDPARTEGAGTHEVDGSELNFDNNAYEIEDDDYVVSSARVMGTDWVVVTHEPESEAYGFVNTVNDWGYIATLAGVLMIGLIGAVLGRNTAVSIDRLTGKAGKMEDGNLDVDLETKRVDNIGRLYNGFDSMRVALREQIEEAESAREEAEQERKRVERINDQLERKADEYSDVMEAAADGDLTARMDAESDNEAMEEIGSEFNQMLEEIEETVAGLNRFATDVATASEQVTASSEEVRSASQQVTESIQEISDGAERQNQSLQSVNQEMSALSTTTEEIAASSNEVADIAERTVNTGQGGQEAAQEAIAAMNEIETEAGDAVDEIRRLEQEVQQIDELIATISEIARQTNMLALNANIEASRSASGSDDEGFSVVAKEVKALSEDVAEAADEAEDRLEAIRERTEQSADEVEGTSTNIESAGEQVEEAVEALEQITSLAQETNVGVQEISAATEEQAASTQEVVAMVDDAATVSEETTSEAENVAAAAEEQTTALTEVTESASSLSGQAAELSEALDRFETDAARADLEDTFDDSDDDDSEPPAFDAEDDDDGQPPSDDHRDGQSITFDSSETVADETDETVPAEDPQSATAAVSEPEQTTDSMDHAPAEVSEPPVEPADPEPEPASNAPTRDSNTSGDPPARDADTGEAVTGGETNTNATPVEPASSPDTLEAEAVEPDTQDERVPTSETQDGSVADAQAPTGDGSELAAEDILGLDDHAESGSTGDTAVDEAVTSTDPSAVTPLEAEADDEDDDTPEAVPFAAGEPEEDDDEQLSGTAATDADAIDFGGGDEAAADDGEAAAENADEDGEDAEDDVFTFGETDDT, from the coding sequence ATGGACGTCTTTCGACGATTGGTGCCATCCGCGATCCGCCGTCGATACGCGGTCAAGTTCGGGATCGTGTTGTTGGTACTCGGTCTGGGTGTTGGATTGGTTGGATTCGTCGCGACTGCAGGAATCACCGACCAGGTAGAAGATCGGGTCCAGGACGATCACACGTCGTTCGCCGACCAGGAAGCACAGAACCTCCAGATGTGGAACGAGCAAAACGAGCACACCATCGGGGTGATCGCCTGGTCTGACGTCGTCGCGAGCGACGAATCAGATGCGATCGAAGAACGATTCCTCGACTGGGAAGAGCATCTTGATGCGGACACGCACGCGATAAGTTACGTCGATACCGACGACGACGATGTTCTCGCGAGCACCGACCTCGATGCCGAAACGGCAGCAGCCGAGGATATCGAAGGCGTCCCGGAGGAAGCGTACGACATCGCACACGGTGAGGCAGACGAGAGCCACCCGGAAGAAGTGCCGTGGGTGTCGGATCCATACACCGTCGATCGTGACCTCGGAGACGAGGAAGTCGCTGTCATGACGTACGTCCAGTCCGTGCCGAACGAAGACGACCGCGCGATCGTCTACACGGCAGAAGTCGAGGCGCACGCGAACACCCTCGACGACGACAGCGGCGTCACCACGACGGTTCTCGACGGAAACGACGAGCTGATGATGGACAACGCAGACTACGGCGGCGACCACGAGACGCTCGGTGACGAATACGGCGGTGACATTAGCGCAATCGTCGATCCGGCCCGAACCGAGGGCGCCGGCACGCACGAAGTCGATGGCTCCGAACTGAACTTCGATAACAACGCCTACGAGATCGAAGACGACGACTACGTCGTGAGTTCGGCACGCGTGATGGGAACTGACTGGGTCGTCGTCACCCACGAACCCGAAAGCGAGGCCTACGGATTCGTCAACACGGTCAACGACTGGGGATACATCGCTACGCTCGCCGGCGTGCTCATGATCGGACTCATCGGTGCCGTCCTCGGGCGCAACACCGCCGTCTCGATCGACCGACTTACCGGCAAAGCAGGCAAGATGGAAGACGGAAATCTCGACGTCGACCTCGAGACCAAACGCGTCGACAACATCGGCCGACTCTACAACGGCTTCGACTCGATGCGCGTCGCACTTCGAGAGCAGATCGAAGAGGCCGAATCGGCTCGCGAAGAGGCAGAACAAGAACGCAAGCGCGTCGAGCGAATCAACGACCAACTCGAGCGGAAAGCCGACGAGTACAGCGACGTCATGGAAGCCGCCGCTGACGGCGACCTGACCGCCCGCATGGACGCCGAAAGCGACAACGAGGCGATGGAAGAGATCGGCTCCGAGTTCAACCAGATGCTCGAGGAAATCGAGGAAACGGTCGCTGGACTCAACCGGTTCGCGACCGACGTCGCGACCGCTTCCGAGCAAGTGACGGCCTCGAGCGAAGAGGTGCGTTCGGCCTCCCAGCAGGTCACCGAGTCGATTCAGGAGATTTCCGACGGTGCCGAGCGACAGAATCAGTCGCTACAGTCGGTCAACCAGGAGATGAGCGCGCTCTCGACCACGACCGAAGAGATCGCCGCCTCCTCGAACGAGGTCGCAGACATCGCCGAACGGACGGTCAACACCGGACAGGGCGGACAGGAAGCCGCACAGGAGGCGATCGCGGCGATGAACGAAATCGAAACCGAAGCGGGAGACGCCGTCGACGAAATCCGTCGCCTCGAGCAGGAGGTCCAGCAGATCGACGAACTGATCGCGACGATTTCCGAAATCGCGCGCCAGACGAACATGCTGGCGCTCAACGCCAATATCGAGGCATCTCGCTCCGCGAGTGGCAGCGACGACGAAGGGTTCTCCGTGGTCGCGAAGGAAGTCAAGGCACTCTCCGAAGACGTTGCAGAAGCCGCAGACGAAGCGGAGGATCGCCTCGAAGCGATTCGCGAGCGAACCGAACAGTCCGCAGACGAAGTCGAAGGGACGAGCACCAACATCGAAAGCGCCGGCGAACAGGTCGAAGAAGCCGTCGAGGCGCTCGAGCAGATTACCAGCCTCGCCCAGGAGACCAACGTCGGCGTGCAGGAAATCTCCGCGGCGACCGAAGAGCAAGCCGCCTCGACGCAGGAAGTCGTCGCGATGGTCGACGACGCGGCAACCGTCTCCGAGGAGACGACCTCCGAAGCGGAGAACGTCGCTGCTGCCGCCGAAGAGCAGACGACGGCGCTGACTGAAGTGACGGAATCCGCGTCGAGCCTCTCTGGACAGGCCGCCGAACTCTCCGAGGCGCTCGATCGATTCGAGACCGACGCAGCGCGGGCCGACCTCGAGGACACGTTCGACGACTCGGACGACGACGATTCCGAACCGCCGGCGTTCGACGCCGAGGATGACGACGACGGTCAGCCACCGTCGGACGATCACCGTGATGGGCAGAGCATCACGTTCGATTCGTCAGAAACCGTCGCGGATGAGACAGACGAGACGGTGCCGGCCGAGGACCCACAATCCGCTACTGCGGCAGTGTCCGAGCCGGAACAGACGACAGACTCGATGGATCACGCGCCGGCGGAAGTGAGTGAGCCACCGGTCGAACCGGCAGATCCGGAACCGGAGCCTGCGAGCAACGCGCCGACTCGAGACTCCAATACGAGCGGTGACCCGCCGGCTCGAGACGCTGACACGGGCGAGGCGGTCACTGGTGGTGAGACGAACACGAACGCGACGCCAGTCGAACCCGCCTCGAGTCCCGACACGCTCGAGGCTGAGGCCGTCGAACCTGACACGCAGGACGAACGGGTACCGACGAGCGAGACGCAGGATGGATCAGTCGCCGATGCACAAGCGCCGACCGGTGACGGCTCGGAACTCGCTGCCGAGGATATTCTCGGACTCGACGATCACGCGGAATCGGGTTCCACAGGCGACACTGCTGTGGACGAAGCGGTGACGAGCACTGACCCATCGGCTGTGACGCCGCTCGAGGCGGAGGCTGACGACGAAGACGACGACACGCCAGAAGCGGTGCCGTTCGCAGCGGGCGAACCGGAAGAAGACGATGACGAGCAGCTGTCGGGCACAGCGGCGACCGACGCCGACGCGATCGACTTCGGCGGAGGCGACGAAGCCGCTGCCGACGACGGTGAGGCAGCCGCCGAAAACGCGGACGAGGACGGCGAAGACGCCGAAGACGACGTATTCACGTTCGGCGAGACTGACGACACGTAA
- a CDS encoding DUF1405 domain-containing protein — MSATNQLPPRDPLPRYLAPVPKLLEDLGLRFAWLVVAINLVGTVFGFWYYSGQFAETATVMWPWVPDSPMATLLIALAIAAWKLGHELPWLTALAFFGNVILGLWTPYTLLVFYDSYAYLHPLMFQFLFWSHLAMVVQAFVLHRITDFPVWAVAVALAWYASNLIVDYFIPVVGEPHHTTIPVEREAAMFLEADALGVIAAGEVTFTLLALFLALATRVKKCERAEVGRTGGETPGTDPGGG; from the coding sequence ATGTCCGCGACGAACCAACTGCCACCGCGCGATCCGCTGCCGAGGTATCTCGCCCCCGTGCCGAAACTACTCGAGGATCTCGGCCTCCGGTTCGCGTGGCTCGTCGTCGCGATCAACCTCGTCGGGACGGTCTTTGGCTTCTGGTACTACTCCGGACAGTTCGCGGAGACGGCGACGGTAATGTGGCCCTGGGTTCCCGACAGCCCGATGGCGACGCTGTTGATCGCCCTCGCCATCGCCGCCTGGAAACTCGGCCACGAACTGCCGTGGCTGACCGCGCTCGCGTTCTTCGGAAACGTTATCCTCGGACTCTGGACGCCATACACCTTGCTCGTCTTTTACGACTCGTACGCCTACCTCCATCCCCTGATGTTTCAGTTTCTCTTCTGGAGTCATCTCGCGATGGTCGTTCAGGCGTTCGTCCTCCACCGAATCACCGACTTTCCCGTCTGGGCCGTCGCCGTCGCACTCGCTTGGTACGCGAGCAACCTGATCGTCGACTACTTCATCCCCGTCGTCGGCGAGCCCCACCACACGACGATTCCCGTCGAGCGAGAGGCGGCCATGTTCCTCGAGGCGGACGCCCTCGGCGTCATCGCCGCCGGCGAGGTGACGTTCACCCTGCTCGCACTCTTTCTCGCGCTCGCGACTCGAGTGAAGAAGTGCGAGCGAGCCGAAGTCGGTCGGACCGGCGGTGAAACTCCCGGAACTGACCCCGGAGGCGGGTGA
- a CDS encoding ABC transporter ATP-binding protein has translation MRTETDTDTDTDTVDADSAPRNPVISLEGLTKRYGDVTANDQVTFEVGAGEIFGYLGPNGAGKTTTIRLLLGLLSPTAGTATVLDADIRDRRALTDVKRNIGYLPDTLGFEERLTGREVLDYFARMRGDDRREELLELFRPPLQKPVETYSHGNRRMLGIVQAFMHDPDLVIMDEPTSGLDPLKQDRMHLFLEDERDAGTTIFFSSHVLSEVQRVCDRVGIIRDGGLVALEEIDDLLRRGGKDVRVQFVEPVEAERFTTPEMIDVEAVDRTVRFTYTGESGALLEHLVQFDIEDVDIGDPQLDDIFKHYYGAGSEETG, from the coding sequence ATGCGCACGGAGACAGACACCGACACCGACACCGACACTGTCGACGCTGACTCGGCCCCCAGAAATCCAGTGATTAGCCTCGAGGGCCTTACCAAACGCTACGGCGACGTCACGGCGAACGATCAGGTCACGTTCGAGGTTGGGGCCGGGGAGATATTCGGCTATCTGGGCCCGAACGGAGCGGGGAAGACGACGACCATTCGACTACTGCTCGGACTCCTCTCCCCGACGGCGGGAACGGCGACGGTCCTCGATGCGGATATTCGGGATCGACGGGCACTCACCGACGTGAAGAGGAATATAGGATATCTGCCAGATACGCTCGGCTTCGAGGAGCGACTGACGGGGCGAGAAGTTCTCGACTACTTCGCCCGGATGCGCGGGGACGACCGGCGTGAGGAACTCCTCGAGTTGTTTCGGCCGCCACTCCAGAAGCCGGTCGAAACCTACTCGCACGGAAATCGACGCATGCTCGGCATCGTGCAGGCGTTCATGCACGATCCGGATCTGGTTATCATGGACGAGCCAACATCCGGCTTAGATCCGCTCAAACAGGACCGAATGCACCTGTTTCTCGAGGACGAACGCGACGCCGGGACGACCATCTTCTTCTCCTCACACGTCCTGAGCGAGGTCCAGCGCGTCTGTGACCGCGTCGGTATCATCCGCGATGGCGGGTTAGTGGCACTCGAGGAGATCGACGACTTGCTCCGAAGGGGCGGAAAAGACGTCCGAGTCCAGTTTGTGGAACCGGTGGAGGCGGAGCGCTTTACCACCCCGGAGATGATCGACGTAGAAGCCGTCGACAGGACGGTTCGGTTCACTTACACCGGCGAATCCGGCGCGTTGCTCGAGCATCTCGTCCAATTCGACATCGAAGACGTCGATATCGGCGATCCGCAACTGGACGATATCTTCAAGCACTACTACGGCGCAGGATCCGAGGAAACGGGATGA
- the pdxS gene encoding pyridoxal 5'-phosphate synthase lyase subunit PdxS → MTATETDLEELRRGTDLIKRGFAQMQKGGVIMDVVNPEQARIAEDAGAVAVMALEAVPADIRKRGGVARMADPADVAEIVEEVSIPVMGKARIGHTKEAQILESVGVDMIDESEVLTPADDAYHIDKRDFTAPFVCGARNLGEALRRINEGAAMIRTKGEAGTGDVNQAVHHQRTIKGAIRELEGMTHEEREAYAREIEAPAELVHETAEMGRLPVVNFAAGGIATPADAALMMHHECDGIFVGSGIFGAENPPVMGEAIVEAVNNWDDADALADISKNLGKGMKGDANVDLPEEEKLQGRGV, encoded by the coding sequence ATGACTGCGACCGAAACCGACCTCGAGGAACTGCGACGTGGAACCGATCTGATCAAGCGCGGCTTCGCACAGATGCAAAAAGGCGGCGTCATCATGGACGTCGTCAACCCCGAACAGGCTCGAATCGCCGAAGACGCCGGTGCAGTAGCCGTGATGGCGCTCGAGGCCGTCCCCGCAGATATCCGCAAACGCGGCGGGGTTGCCCGGATGGCCGACCCTGCAGACGTCGCCGAAATCGTCGAGGAAGTCTCCATTCCAGTGATGGGGAAGGCCCGGATCGGCCACACGAAAGAAGCCCAGATTCTCGAGTCCGTCGGCGTCGACATGATCGACGAGAGTGAGGTGCTGACGCCCGCCGACGACGCCTACCACATCGACAAACGCGACTTTACGGCACCGTTCGTCTGTGGCGCACGCAATCTCGGCGAAGCCCTGCGCCGGATCAACGAGGGCGCGGCGATGATCCGAACCAAGGGCGAAGCCGGCACCGGCGACGTCAATCAGGCTGTCCACCACCAGCGCACGATCAAGGGAGCCATCCGCGAACTCGAGGGCATGACCCACGAAGAGCGCGAAGCCTACGCTCGAGAGATCGAAGCCCCAGCCGAGTTAGTCCACGAGACCGCGGAGATGGGGCGTCTCCCCGTCGTCAACTTCGCCGCAGGCGGCATCGCGACGCCCGCCGACGCCGCGCTCATGATGCACCACGAGTGCGACGGCATCTTCGTTGGCAGCGGGATCTTCGGCGCCGAGAACCCGCCCGTGATGGGCGAGGCCATCGTCGAAGCCGTGAACAACTGGGACGACGCCGACGCCCTCGCAGACATTTCGAAGAACCTCGGCAAGGGCATGAAAGGCGACGCCAACGTCGACCTCCCCGAAGAAGAGAAATTGCAAGGCCGAGGCGTCTAA
- a CDS encoding homoserine kinase, whose amino-acid sequence MLTVRAPATSANLGSGFDVFGVALETPADVVRVERASETRITVTGAGSQYIPEDPNKNTVGAVAEALDAPAHIEIDKGIRPSSGLGSSAASAAGAALALNALYDRGLSRTELVPIAAEGEALVSGEAHSDNVAPSLLGGFTIVSGDHVTQVDTSIPVVVCLPDQSVSTRDARGVVPDSAALEDVVETVGNAATLTVGMTQNDPELVGCGMNDAIVTPKRSALIDGYDRVHEAALEAGATGVTVSGAGPGILAVCEERDQREVAGAMVDAFDALGVTSRAYQTRIGDGARLYQD is encoded by the coding sequence ATGCTCACCGTGCGGGCACCTGCGACGAGTGCGAATCTCGGGAGTGGGTTCGACGTGTTTGGTGTTGCCCTCGAGACGCCCGCCGACGTCGTCCGGGTCGAACGCGCGTCGGAGACGCGAATCACCGTCACTGGTGCTGGCAGCCAGTACATCCCGGAAGATCCGAACAAGAACACCGTCGGAGCGGTCGCTGAGGCCCTCGACGCACCGGCACACATCGAGATCGATAAGGGGATTCGCCCGTCCTCGGGTCTCGGTTCGTCTGCAGCGAGCGCTGCCGGGGCGGCGCTGGCGCTCAACGCACTCTACGACCGTGGGCTCTCACGGACGGAACTCGTGCCGATCGCTGCGGAGGGTGAAGCGCTCGTTTCCGGCGAAGCCCACTCGGACAACGTCGCCCCCTCCTTGCTGGGCGGGTTCACCATCGTCTCTGGCGACCACGTCACGCAAGTCGATACCTCGATTCCCGTCGTCGTCTGCCTGCCTGATCAATCAGTGTCTACACGCGACGCGCGCGGTGTCGTTCCCGACTCGGCTGCACTCGAGGACGTCGTCGAGACCGTTGGAAACGCGGCGACGCTCACCGTCGGGATGACTCAAAACGATCCCGAACTAGTCGGCTGCGGAATGAACGACGCGATCGTGACGCCAAAGCGCAGCGCCTTAATCGACGGCTACGACCGCGTCCACGAAGCGGCCCTCGAGGCCGGTGCGACTGGCGTCACCGTCAGCGGAGCGGGTCCGGGAATCCTCGCCGTCTGTGAGGAACGTGACCAGCGCGAAGTTGCCGGCGCGATGGTCGACGCGTTCGACGCGCTCGGCGTGACCAGTCGAGCCTACCAGACGCGGATCGGCGACGGCGCGCGGCTGTACCAAGACTAG
- a CDS encoding ABC transporter permease subunit, translating into MTAILRNESGRLVRGTLTLTGLLVVLSAFFLVVFPSIQEEAELFEEIYPEYVLELLGIEELHTIEGFLGGYIFPFVWVLLAGIYFAYVAAGMISRDIRTRRMDLTLSTPVSRESVVLQKVAALWVPLVALNGGLLAALLVGVRVLEESLDPVALVMALALGVPYLLVCAGIGIVLSVIFDRVESAQATAFGVVFVLWLVDGLSHMNPDFEWVGELTPSRYYDPTAILVHEEYAFLDAGILLAAFLVLLGGAIAIFVRRDI; encoded by the coding sequence ATGACGGCCATCCTTCGCAACGAGTCGGGACGGCTCGTCCGCGGAACGCTCACCCTGACCGGCTTGCTCGTCGTACTCTCGGCGTTCTTCCTTGTCGTCTTCCCGAGTATCCAGGAGGAGGCCGAACTGTTCGAGGAGATCTATCCGGAGTACGTACTCGAGTTACTGGGTATCGAGGAGTTGCACACGATCGAGGGCTTTCTGGGCGGCTACATCTTTCCGTTCGTCTGGGTCCTCCTCGCCGGCATCTACTTCGCGTACGTTGCCGCGGGAATGATCTCGCGGGACATCCGCACGCGTCGGATGGATCTCACGCTCTCGACGCCGGTCTCTCGTGAGTCGGTCGTCCTCCAGAAAGTCGCCGCACTGTGGGTCCCCCTGGTCGCGTTAAACGGCGGGCTACTGGCCGCTCTCCTTGTCGGAGTGAGGGTGCTCGAGGAATCGCTCGATCCCGTGGCGCTCGTGATGGCGCTCGCGCTCGGTGTTCCGTACCTGTTAGTCTGTGCTGGGATCGGTATCGTGCTCTCCGTGATCTTCGACCGAGTCGAGAGTGCACAAGCCACCGCATTCGGGGTGGTGTTCGTCCTCTGGCTGGTCGACGGCCTGTCCCACATGAACCCGGATTTCGAGTGGGTTGGCGAATTGACTCCGAGTCGATACTACGACCCGACGGCGATTCTCGTCCACGAGGAGTACGCGTTTCTCGACGCCGGGATCTTACTGGCGGCGTTTCTCGTCTTACTCGGCGGTGCTATCGCCATCTTCGTCCGGAGGGATATCTGA